Part of the Methanobrevibacter boviskoreani JH1 genome is shown below.
GACTTAAACAGGTCATTGAAAATTCCACCATATTATTCGGTAATAATTATGAGATTGATAGAATCATAAATATCTTAGGTATGGATATCGATGGTTTACTTGGTTTAGGTCCCGAAATAATTATTAAAACATGTAGGGAGAATGGTAGTATATTGTATACCAAAGAGGGTAAAATTACTGTAGATGCCATTTCAAGACCTGCCGTAGATCCAACAGGCGCGGGAGATTCATATAAAGCTGCATTTTTATATTATTACCTTAATGGCAAATCTTTAGAAGAGGCTATTAAATTCGCATCTTCTGTTTCCTCATTTATTGTTGAAAAACAGGGATGTCAAACCAATATCCCTTCACTTCAACAAGCTTTAGAAAGGATGAACTCATTTTATGATGATTAATTCTTTTTTAGCTATTTTTTCTATTTTTTAATAATTTTTATTGTCTTAATGGATTTTAATTAATTTTTAACTTTTTTTTAATCATGGAACTTTGTTTGCCTGATTTCTTGACTTGACTTTGTTTTGGTTTTTTTTATCATTTATTTTTATTGGATTTGTTGACTTGACTTTGTTTTAGTTTTTTTATCATTGGGGTGGTTGTTTTAAATGAATTATTGGTTTTTAAATCAATTTTGGTTTTTTTTAATCCTTATTTCATTTCAAATGGATTAATTTTTATTATATTTTTTTTGTTAATCGGTTTTTAATTGCTTTTTAATCTTTTAATAAAGTCTTCTTTATTCTTATCAAATAAAACTTAATTTAATTAAAGATTAATAGATAATTTTAAATAAGATTAATATAAATCATTAAATATCAATTTAAATTGAGGTTTTACTTAATTCAACTTGATTTATTTAAAAATAACTTGATATTTTAATCATGTGGATTTTATAAATTTCAATTCTATTAATCGATTATGGTGTGATTATGACTCAATTAGAAGAAGCTAGATCAGGAAATATTACAGAAGAGATGAAAACCGTTGCACACAGGGAAGGGGTTTCCGAGGAATTTATATTAAACTCTGTTGCAAATGGTACAATTGTTATTCCAAAGAATATAAATCATGATATTAAGGCAACCGGTATAGGTGCAGGTCTTAAAACAAAGGTTAACGCAACTGTAGGTACCTCTACAGATATTGTTAACTTTGATGAAGAGGTATATAAGGCTCAGGTTGCAATCGATGCAGGTGCAGATTGTTTAATGGAGTTAAGTATTGGTGGGGATTTGGACGATATAAGAAAGAGAGTATTGGATATGTCTCCACTTCCGGTAGGTAGTGTTCCTGTTTATCAGGCAGCTATTGAATCTATTAGAGAAAATGGTTCTGTAATATACATGGAAGAAGATGACATGTTTAAAACCATTGAAAAACAGGCTAAAATGGGTATAGACTTTATGGCTATTCATTGTAGTGTAAATGTTGAAACATTAAAGAGACTTAAAAAACAAGGCCGTAAATGTGGTTTGGTATCCCGTGGGGGATCCTTTATCTCCTCATGGATGGTTGAAAACAAGAAAGAAAACCCTTTATATAAAAACTTTGATTATGTACTGGACATTGCAAAAGAATATGATGTTGTATTGTCCCTTGCAAATGCGATGAGGGCAGGTTCAATTGCTGATTCAACTGATAGGGCTCAAGTACAAGAACTCATTGTTTTAGGTGAATTGGTAGACCGTGCAAGGGATGCTGGGGTTCAAACTATGATAGAAGGTCCAGGTCATATTCCAATTAATGAGATTCCTGCAAATGTTACTATTCAGAAGAAATTATGTAGTAATGCACCATTTTATATGTTAGGACCTTTAGTATGTGATATTGCTCCAGGTTATGATCATATCGTATCAGCTATTGGTGCTGCAGAATCTGCTAAAGCAGGTGCAGACTTTATTTGTTATGTTACCCCTGCAGAACATTTGGCTTTACCATCTCCTGAAGACGTAAAAACTGGTGTGATTTCAACAAGAATTGGAGCATATGCTGGAGATATGGCTAAAGGTATACACCATGGTGAAAAGGACTTGGTAATGGCTGAGGCTCGTAAGTCTTTAGACTGGGAAGCTCAGTATAATGCTGCTATTTCACCTGAAGATGCACGTGCAAAAAGAGCAAACAGGCCTCCTTCAGATAGTGACGCATGTACCATGTGTGGAGATTACTGTGCTATTAAGATAGTTAATGGGTGGTTGGATAAAGCAGATGAGGATGTTTTTGACGGTATTTAAAACTATTGAAAATTCTCTTTTATCATTTTTATCCTTAAATTTTTAATATTTTCATTATTGTTGATTTATTTTTTCTTATTTTTCATTGGTTTTTACAGATATTCTTTATATTGATTTTTTATAATTGGATTTATTAAGATTAATATTTTAAATGGTTTTATAATGATATTTTTAGTTTATAAGACTTTTAATATATTTAAAATCCTGATTTTTTCAAATAGTTTTCACGTCCTCGATATTATTAAATACTAATTTTTATAAAAATTACTAGTAGAAAATTAATAATTTTATTTTTTTACATATTTCTTTAAATTAAATTTTAAGAATTATAATCTTTTTTATATATAAATAAGGGATATTATGGATTACTTTGATAGATTAGAAAAAGAAACACTTGAACTCTATGATATTGCTAATGAAGCTCGTTCTAAAGGTTTGGATATGACTACAGAATGTGAAATTCCTAGGGCAAAGGATTTAGCAGAAAGAGTAGAAGGGCTTGTTGGTCCTGAAGGTGTTGCTAAAAGAATCAAAGAACTAGAAGCAGAATTAAATGACCGTGAAAAGGTGGCTTTTGAGATTGCTGCAGAGATTGCCTCTCAGGATATTGAAGAGGAAGGCAAGGCTGCCGAGGAAAAACGTCAACAACTTGCAGATCAGGGTTTAAGAACTGCTTTAGCTATTCTTACTGAGGGAGTAGTAGCGGCTCCTTTGGAAGGTATTTCTCAGGTTTTAATTAAGGAGAATCCTGACGGTGGGAAATATATTGCAGTATATTTTGCAGGGCCTATTAGGAGTGCAGGAGGTACTGCTGCAGCATTATCAGTACTTCTTGGTGATAAAATTAGGGTGGCTACAGGTTTGGATATTTATAAACCTTCAGATGATGAGATTGAAAGATATGTTGAGGAGGTGGAACTTTATGAATCTGAGGTTACCAATCTACAATATTCTCCAACCCCTGAGGAGGTAAGACTTGCTGCTCGCAGTATACCTGTAGAGGTTAGTGGGGAACCTACCGATCAGATTGAAGTTTCTCACAGGGATCTTCCAAGGGTTGAAACAAATAACATTCGTGGTGGGGCTCTTCTCGCTATGGTTGAAGGTGTTATTCAAAAATCCAAAAAGATTCATAAAATTGCAAATAAATTAGGTCTGGATAAATGGGAGTTTTTATTAGAATATGCAAAGCCTAAAACTGATAATTCCGATGAAGAGGAATCTGAAGGTGACGGAGAAGAGGTAAGCTCAATTCCAGGGGAAGTGGATCAGAAACCAATATTTGCTAAATATATTCAGGATATTATTGGTGGAAGACCAGTTTTAAGTTATCCGTCAGAGAAAGGTGGTTTCAGATTAAGATATGGTCGTTCACGTAATACAGGTCTTGCAACTATGGGTGTTCATCCTGCAGTCATGGAAATAATCGAATTCATTGCTGTTGGAACCCAGATGAAAATTGAGAGACCTGGTAAGGGTAACTGTGTGGTTCCTGTAGATTCAATTGAGGGACCAATTGTAAAACTTAAAAATGGAAATGTTCTTCAAATTGACTCAATCAAAGAGGCCCGTAAGGTTAAAAAGGATATTGCTGAAATTCTTTTCCTGGGAGATATGTTGATTGCTTTTGGTGAGTTTTTAAGAAACAATCAACCAATGTTACAAGCGGGCTGGTGTCAGGAATGGTGGATAGAACATATTAGGAACTCATCAAAGTATCAATCTGAGGGAGATAGTCACGAGTTGGATTTAAAAACTTTGGAATTTGAGAAGATATCTGCCCCCGAGGCATTCAGAATATCTAAGGAGTATAGAATACCTTTACATCCAGATTATACTTATTGCTATCATGATATAAGTAAAGAGGAACTTAATGATTTAATCAATTGGATTTTACCACAGATCAAGGATTATAAGGATGGCGATGAGATTGTACTTGATAAATCCTATCAAAAACGTATTCTTGAGGTTATAGGGGTTCTCCATACCGTTGATGACGGTAAGATTATATTGGATTCTGATACATCTTATGCAATTGTCCATACATTAAGAAGACCTTTCAATGATGAGGAATTATCAAATCATGATTTGAAGGTGATGGATGTATTAAACAACATATCTGAGGTTCCTATAGAATATAAAGCACCAGTTTATATTGGAACCCGTGTAGGTAGGCCTGAAAAATCTAAAGAAAGATTAATGAGACCTGCACCACATGTTTTATTCCCTATCGGTACCTATGGTGGTAGTAGGAGGTTAGTTGCCGAGGCTGCTAAAAAAGGTAATATTAGGATAGATATTGCAAGGAGGCAATGTACTAACCCTGCCTGCGGATTGAGTTCAAATCAGGCTCTATGTCCTTACTGTGGATCTCCTACTGAATTCGGTAAAACCGGAGTAAAGAATATTAATCTTGGTAGAATGCTTAAAAAGGCATCGGATAATGTGGGAGTAAGAAAGGTTGATGAGATTAAAGGTGTTGTAGGTATGATTTCAGAGAATAAAATACCTGAGCCTTTAGAAAAGGGAATCTTAAGAGCAAAAAATGAGGTTTTCACCTTTAAAGATGCAACCATTCGTCATGATTCCACTGATTTACCTTTGACCCACTTTATTCCTAGGGAAGTTGGAGTAAGTGTTGAAAAACTTCTTGAAATGGGTTATACTGAGGATTGTTATGGTCAACCTATTGAAAACGAGGAACAAATCATTGAACTAAAGGTTCAGGATGTTGTAATATCCGATAAATGTGCAGATTATCTTGTAAATGTTTCTCATTATGTTGATGATGAACTTACCAAATTCTATCACATGGATGCGTTTTACAATGTAAAAAAACGTGAGGATTTGATTGGCCATCTAATTGCAGGTCTTGCACCTCATACATCTGCCGGTGTTTTAGGTCGTATTGTAGGATTTACGAAGGCTTTAGGTTGTTATGCTCATCCTTATTTCCATTCTTCTAAAAGAAGAAACTGTGATAGTGATGAGGATTCCGTCATGTTGTTACTTGATCCTTTAATCAATTTCTCAAAATCCTATCTTCCAAGTACTCGTGGAGGAAGTATGGATGCACCTTTAGTTTTATCCACAAGAATAGATCCTGAGGAAATTGATGATGAATCTCACAACCTGGATATCTTTGAAAGATTCCCTCTTGAATTCTTTGAAAGAACTAAGGAACCTTTAAAACCTGCCGAATTCTTGGATTTGATTGACAATGTAAGTATGCACTTAGGAACTCCCGAACAATATAGCGGTTTAATGTTCTCACATCATACCTCAAGTATTCATGCAGGTCCGACCTTGTGTATGTATAAGCAATTGCCTTCTATGAAGGAGAAAGTTGAAGGACAAATCGGTCTTGCAGAAATTATACGTGCCGTAGATCAAAGAGGTGTTGTAGAGGGAGTTTTATCAAGTCATTTCCTACCGGATATTATGGGAAATGTCCGTGCATTTTCTAAACAGAAGGTAAGGTGTACCAAATGTAATTCCAAATATAGGCGTATGCCTTTAACTGGTAAATGTAAATGTGGTGGTAATTTAATTCTAAGTGTATCTAAGGGTTCTGTTACCAAATATTTGGATATTTCACAGCAACTTGTTAACAGGTATCCTGTATCACATTATCTTGAACAGAGGTTGGAGATTCAGGAGTTTGGTATTCATTCATTATTTGAAAGTGATAAATCCAAACAAAGCTCCTTGGATATTTTCTTATAATTTTAAGAAATTGATTTATATTGTCATATTGTAAACTGTTAGAATTTTCGTTGTTTAAAAGATTCTAATTCAATTTACATTTTATTTCATGTTTATATTCTTGTAAGACTCTTAAATTAATTTATAATCGTATAGGTTATTTTAATTTAGTTTTTACAGATTATACTACATAATACATTATTTGAAAATATAAATTTGTTTGTATTAATACGAACATTTTTATACTACTTTGACTAATGTATTAATGCTAAGGTATTATGAAAATTTTATAATACTTGAAAATTTTTATTAAATATTATAGGTTCAATAAGGGATTAAATTTAATAAAATCTGTTTTATATTAAGTTATAGGGTTTTTAGGACTTAATAATATTTTATTTTTATTTAAGTGGAGATATTAAAATGGAAACTAGATCAAATATTGCAGAAAACTTAAAAGATGATGTAAAGGTTTCTGTTAAAAAAAATAATGGAGTAATGGAAAGATTCAGTTATGAAAAATTATTAAAATCTTTAGTAATGGTGGAAGCTCCATTCTTTGAATCAGATAAGATTATTGCAAATGTTGTCTCATCATTATATGATGGAATAACTACAAAAGAAATTAAAAAAATTGTTTATGAATCATTATCTGAAATTGATGAGGAATCAGCTAATAAATACTTGGCTAACACTACTTTAAAAGTAAGAAGTACAAGGGATAAAATCGAATCATTTGATTTATCTAAGATTGCCAATACCCTAGTTGAGGAAACCGGTGCTTCACAGGAAACTGCATTTGAAATTGCTTCTGATGTATGGAAGGAACTTAAAAAATTAAATGTGGAATACTTAACCGCACCTATGATTAGGGAAATTGTTAACACTAAACTTGTGGAATATGGTCTTGAAGACTTAAGGAAAAATTATACTCGTT
Proteins encoded:
- the thiC gene encoding phosphomethylpyrimidine synthase, with amino-acid sequence MTQLEEARSGNITEEMKTVAHREGVSEEFILNSVANGTIVIPKNINHDIKATGIGAGLKTKVNATVGTSTDIVNFDEEVYKAQVAIDAGADCLMELSIGGDLDDIRKRVLDMSPLPVGSVPVYQAAIESIRENGSVIYMEEDDMFKTIEKQAKMGIDFMAIHCSVNVETLKRLKKQGRKCGLVSRGGSFISSWMVENKKENPLYKNFDYVLDIAKEYDVVLSLANAMRAGSIADSTDRAQVQELIVLGELVDRARDAGVQTMIEGPGHIPINEIPANVTIQKKLCSNAPFYMLGPLVCDIAPGYDHIVSAIGAAESAKAGADFICYVTPAEHLALPSPEDVKTGVISTRIGAYAGDMAKGIHHGEKDLVMAEARKSLDWEAQYNAAISPEDARAKRANRPPSDSDACTMCGDYCAIKIVNGWLDKADEDVFDGI
- the polC gene encoding DNA polymerase II large subunit, which translates into the protein MDYFDRLEKETLELYDIANEARSKGLDMTTECEIPRAKDLAERVEGLVGPEGVAKRIKELEAELNDREKVAFEIAAEIASQDIEEEGKAAEEKRQQLADQGLRTALAILTEGVVAAPLEGISQVLIKENPDGGKYIAVYFAGPIRSAGGTAAALSVLLGDKIRVATGLDIYKPSDDEIERYVEEVELYESEVTNLQYSPTPEEVRLAARSIPVEVSGEPTDQIEVSHRDLPRVETNNIRGGALLAMVEGVIQKSKKIHKIANKLGLDKWEFLLEYAKPKTDNSDEEESEGDGEEVSSIPGEVDQKPIFAKYIQDIIGGRPVLSYPSEKGGFRLRYGRSRNTGLATMGVHPAVMEIIEFIAVGTQMKIERPGKGNCVVPVDSIEGPIVKLKNGNVLQIDSIKEARKVKKDIAEILFLGDMLIAFGEFLRNNQPMLQAGWCQEWWIEHIRNSSKYQSEGDSHELDLKTLEFEKISAPEAFRISKEYRIPLHPDYTYCYHDISKEELNDLINWILPQIKDYKDGDEIVLDKSYQKRILEVIGVLHTVDDGKIILDSDTSYAIVHTLRRPFNDEELSNHDLKVMDVLNNISEVPIEYKAPVYIGTRVGRPEKSKERLMRPAPHVLFPIGTYGGSRRLVAEAAKKGNIRIDIARRQCTNPACGLSSNQALCPYCGSPTEFGKTGVKNINLGRMLKKASDNVGVRKVDEIKGVVGMISENKIPEPLEKGILRAKNEVFTFKDATIRHDSTDLPLTHFIPREVGVSVEKLLEMGYTEDCYGQPIENEEQIIELKVQDVVISDKCADYLVNVSHYVDDELTKFYHMDAFYNVKKREDLIGHLIAGLAPHTSAGVLGRIVGFTKALGCYAHPYFHSSKRRNCDSDEDSVMLLLDPLINFSKSYLPSTRGGSMDAPLVLSTRIDPEEIDDESHNLDIFERFPLEFFERTKEPLKPAEFLDLIDNVSMHLGTPEQYSGLMFSHHTSSIHAGPTLCMYKQLPSMKEKVEGQIGLAEIIRAVDQRGVVEGVLSSHFLPDIMGNVRAFSKQKVRCTKCNSKYRRMPLTGKCKCGGNLILSVSKGSVTKYLDISQQLVNRYPVSHYLEQRLEIQEFGIHSLFESDKSKQSSLDIFL